In Nakamurella flava, the following are encoded in one genomic region:
- the glpX gene encoding class II fructose-bisphosphatase: protein MTNPGSPTTGERQPDRNLAVELVRATEAAAMASSRLLGRGDKNAVDQAAVDAMRPILGTVAMRGVVVIGEGEKDEAPMLYNGENVGDGTGPEVDIAVDPIDGTTLAAKSLPDALSVVALAERGQMFDPGPCFYMRKTVVPPAAASVVDPEMPVDVLIGTVAKALSKSVKEITVAVLDRPRHDDIVASIRAAGARIRFLTDGDVAGAIMAASEDTIDTGVDMLLGVGGTPEGVIAAAALRCLGGEIFGQLHPRDDEERKEALEQGYDLNRILTTRELCGGEDVFFAATGVTDGALLKGVRFGSQHISTSSLSMRARSRTVRFITTVHDPEHSTLVRPGWVRPA, encoded by the coding sequence ATGACGAATCCCGGTTCCCCCACGACGGGTGAACGGCAGCCCGACCGCAACCTGGCCGTCGAGCTGGTGCGGGCCACCGAGGCCGCGGCGATGGCGTCCTCCCGGCTGCTGGGCCGGGGCGACAAGAACGCCGTCGACCAGGCGGCCGTCGACGCCATGCGCCCCATCCTGGGCACGGTCGCCATGCGTGGGGTGGTCGTCATCGGTGAGGGCGAGAAGGACGAAGCCCCGATGCTCTACAACGGTGAGAACGTCGGTGACGGAACGGGTCCCGAGGTGGACATCGCCGTCGACCCGATCGACGGGACGACGCTGGCGGCCAAGAGCCTGCCCGATGCGCTGAGCGTGGTCGCCCTGGCCGAGCGCGGCCAGATGTTCGATCCCGGGCCCTGCTTCTACATGCGCAAGACGGTCGTCCCGCCGGCCGCCGCCTCGGTGGTGGACCCCGAGATGCCCGTCGACGTCCTGATCGGCACCGTGGCCAAGGCGCTCAGCAAGTCGGTGAAGGAGATCACCGTCGCCGTCCTGGACCGTCCCCGGCACGACGACATCGTCGCCTCCATCCGGGCGGCGGGCGCGCGGATCCGGTTCCTCACCGACGGCGACGTGGCCGGCGCCATCATGGCCGCGTCGGAGGACACCATCGACACCGGCGTGGACATGCTGCTCGGGGTCGGCGGGACCCCCGAGGGCGTCATCGCGGCGGCGGCACTGCGGTGCCTGGGCGGCGAGATCTTCGGTCAGCTGCACCCCCGCGACGACGAGGAGCGCAAGGAGGCCCTCGAGCAGGGCTACGACCTGAACCGCATCCTGACCACCCGCGAGCTGTGCGGCGGCGAGGACGTCTTCTTCGCCGCCACCGGCGTCACCGACGGCGCTCTGCTCAAGGGCGTCCGGTTCGGTTCCCAGCACATCAGCACCAGCTCGCTGTCGATGCGGGCCCGGTCGCGCACGGTCCGGTTCATCACCACGGTCCACGACCCGGAGCACTCGACGCTGGTGCGTCCGGGCTGGGTCCGCCCCGCCTGA